The proteins below come from a single Dioscorea cayenensis subsp. rotundata cultivar TDr96_F1 unplaced genomic scaffold, TDr96_F1_v2_PseudoChromosome.rev07_lg8_w22 25.fasta BLBR01001403.1, whole genome shotgun sequence genomic window:
- the LOC120256352 gene encoding la-related protein 6A-like isoform X1 — MKRTRIRSYQDPTRYRHFKDRIAHWKLRAGSEKGGGGASFRQCSNGNRRRNLSSSSSSSSFSPSEGTTTITRSDPLTPSDSFEEDQPVNTLSEDLRGKIVRQVEYYFSDENLPADKFLLKQMKKDKAGFVPIALIASFRKMKKLVQDLCLIEAALRTSTELVVSSDGKRVKRSKPLSIAEINDAKARTILVENLPQDYSTANMQKIFGNVGKINEITICDPHLVEESANNKKVKAVSSKLHALIEYETVETAKSAVATLNDEKNWRTGMRVEILLERMRKYGLIQKDHKETLPEKKTRAEEPNTDAAYVDGRSSKATYDNVGMANKGEEEHLPSEKAGRRGRYKSRGRGQLPQNSNKDANDHGSSLTSEIVSKPLPGPKDARWNQRVYNGARQTDCLALQSIRM, encoded by the exons ATGAAACGAACCCGAATCCGATCTTATCAAGATCCGACCCGTTACCGTCACTTCAAAGATCGCATCGCCCATTGGAAATTGCGAGCGGGGAGTGAGAAGGGTGGCGGCGGCGCTTCGTTCCGGCAGTGCAGCAATGGAAACCGGCGGCGAaacctctcctcctcctcctcctcctcctccttctcccccTCCGAGGGCACCACAACCATTACTCGTTCGGATCCTCTCACTCCTTCTGATTCTTTTGAAGAAGACCAGCCCGTCAACACTCTTTCTGAAGATCTTCGTGGCAAGATCGTTCGCCAG GTTGAGTATTATTTCAGTGATGAAAATCTGCCTGCAGATAAATTTCTGTTGAAACAAATGAAGAAGGATAAGGCAGGATTTG TGCCCATTGCACTTATTGCATCTTTCAGGAAAATGAAAAAGCTTGTACAGGATCTCTGTTTGATTGAGGCAGCACTCCGGACATCGACTGAGCTT GTTGTTAGTTCAGATGGAAAAAGAGTAAAAAGATCAAAGCCATTGTCAATTGCTGAAATAAATGATGCTAAA GCACGAACTATTCTGGTGGAGAATCTACCTCAGGATTATTCAACTGCAAATATGCAAAAGATCTTTGGGAATGTTGGAAA GATAAATGAGATTACTATTTGTGATCCTCATCTAGTGGAGGAATCAGCAAACAATAAAAAGGTGAAGGCAGTGAGCAGCAAG CTCCATGCACTGATTGAGTACGAGACGGTTGAGACTGCAAAGAGTGCt GTGGCCACActgaatgatgaaaagaattGGAGGACGGGGATGCGGGTTGAGATTCTTCTTGAGCGAATG AGAAAATATGGGCTTATACAAAAGGATCATAAGGAGACACTTCCTGAAAAGAAGACTAGGGCTGAAGAACCAAATACAGATGCTGCTTATGTTGATGGACGAAGTTCAAAAGCCACATATGATAATGTTGGGATGGCCAACAAAGGG GAAGAGGAGCATCTTCCTAGTGAAAAGGCAGGGCGAAGAGGTCGATACAAAAGCCGTGGAAGAGGTCAACTTCCTCAAAATTCAAATAAGGATG cTAATGATCATGGCTCTTCTTTGACCTCTGAAATTGTGAGCAAACCTCTTCCAGGGCCCAAAGATGCCAGATGGAACCAGAGGGTTTACAATGGGGCGAGGCAAACCGATTGTTTAGCACTACAATCAATCAGGATGTAA
- the LOC120256352 gene encoding la-related protein 6A-like isoform X2, whose translation MKKDKAGFVPIALIASFRKMKKLVQDLCLIEAALRTSTELVVSSDGKRVKRSKPLSIAEINDAKARTILVENLPQDYSTANMQKIFGNVGKINEITICDPHLVEESANNKKVKAVSSKLHALIEYETVETAKSAVATLNDEKNWRTGMRVEILLERMRKYGLIQKDHKETLPEKKTRAEEPNTDAAYVDGRSSKATYDNVGMANKGEEEHLPSEKAGRRGRYKSRGRGQLPQNSNKDANDHGSSLTSEIVSKPLPGPKDARWNQRVYNGARQTDCLALQSIRM comes from the exons ATGAAGAAGGATAAGGCAGGATTTG TGCCCATTGCACTTATTGCATCTTTCAGGAAAATGAAAAAGCTTGTACAGGATCTCTGTTTGATTGAGGCAGCACTCCGGACATCGACTGAGCTT GTTGTTAGTTCAGATGGAAAAAGAGTAAAAAGATCAAAGCCATTGTCAATTGCTGAAATAAATGATGCTAAA GCACGAACTATTCTGGTGGAGAATCTACCTCAGGATTATTCAACTGCAAATATGCAAAAGATCTTTGGGAATGTTGGAAA GATAAATGAGATTACTATTTGTGATCCTCATCTAGTGGAGGAATCAGCAAACAATAAAAAGGTGAAGGCAGTGAGCAGCAAG CTCCATGCACTGATTGAGTACGAGACGGTTGAGACTGCAAAGAGTGCt GTGGCCACActgaatgatgaaaagaattGGAGGACGGGGATGCGGGTTGAGATTCTTCTTGAGCGAATG AGAAAATATGGGCTTATACAAAAGGATCATAAGGAGACACTTCCTGAAAAGAAGACTAGGGCTGAAGAACCAAATACAGATGCTGCTTATGTTGATGGACGAAGTTCAAAAGCCACATATGATAATGTTGGGATGGCCAACAAAGGG GAAGAGGAGCATCTTCCTAGTGAAAAGGCAGGGCGAAGAGGTCGATACAAAAGCCGTGGAAGAGGTCAACTTCCTCAAAATTCAAATAAGGATG cTAATGATCATGGCTCTTCTTTGACCTCTGAAATTGTGAGCAAACCTCTTCCAGGGCCCAAAGATGCCAGATGGAACCAGAGGGTTTACAATGGGGCGAGGCAAACCGATTGTTTAGCACTACAATCAATCAGGATGTAA
- the LOC120256341 gene encoding phospho-N-acetylmuramoyl-pentapeptide-transferase homolog: protein MCSSATSLLLTVGFRQTLTSPFSPLPRWAFDCRQSHHLKEIRNWGCSRRRSILIVSAVDENSSRISMLLEESDENFGRSVVVEDSSGSHGEQSSFVLSSNEGQSCDSDSHVYPLADVDLSLRKERLEARKEALGMSAHRFSNIVPSKPKRKRIRPGILINLGLMAFLVPFLLFFDWCAWKIVRLPLEPFYLTHPFLVSAVLSTCAGFLYVPMIDNMRVHQILRKEGPSTHTSKRGTPTMGGLFFIPVGIIVAKHVAGLSSVQFYGAALATLAFAAIGLMDDALSCVKSHNYGLPGWIKLLLQVAVGAVFSLWLNSTNISTPYNMKLLVPLPQPFGLVHLGKSYLILTAFCFASMGNGVNLTDGLDGLAGGAAALAFIGMSVAVLAICPELAVFGASMAGACIGFLFHNRYKASIFMGDTGSLALGGALAAMAACTGMFFPLFISSGLFVMEVLSVIVQVFVMKITRRIYGVTRRFFRMAPVHHHFELCGFREPIIVASAYAISFAFALIAGYIGLISA from the exons ATGTGCTCCTCCGCCACTTCCCTTCTCCTCACTGTAGGGTTTCGCCAAACCCTAACTTCCCCTTTCTCTCCATTACCGAGGTGGGCGTTTGATTGCCGACAATCTCATCATCTCAAG GAAATTCGGAATTGGGGATGCTCTCGTCGGCGTTCGATTCTCATAGTTTCTGCGGTTGATGAG AACTCGTCTCGGATTTCTATGCTTCTGGAGGAGAGTGATGAGAACTTTGGGAGGTCTGTAGTGGTGGAGGATAGCAGTGGGAGTCATGGCGAACAGTCGAGTTTTGTGTTGTCTTCTAATGAAGGACAGAGTTGTGATAGTGATTCGCATGTTTATCCTCTTGCGGATGTGGATTTGTCGTTGAGGAAGGAAAGATTGGAAGCTCGAAAGGAGGCTCTGGGGATGAGTGCTCACCGGTTTTCAAATATTGTTCCTAGTAAACCCAAGAGAAAAAG AATTCGACCGGGAATCTTGATTAATCTGGGACTGATGGCATTCCTAGTTCCATTTCTCTTGTTCTTTGACTGGTGCGCATGGAAGATTGTTAGGTTGCCATTGGAGCCTTTTTACTTAACTCACCCTTTTCTAGTATCAGCTGTTTTATCCACATGCGCTGGATTTTTGTATGTCCCCATGATTGATAACATGAGGGTCCATCAGATCCTTAGAAAAGAAGGTCCTTCCACACACACATCAAAAAGAGGGACCCCTACCATGGGTGGATTGTTCTTCATTCCTGTGGGCATCATTGTTGCAAAACATGTAGCTGGTCTTAGTTCTGTTCAATTTTATGGGGCGGCATTGGCCACACTTGCATTTGCTGCCATTGGTTTAATGGATGATGCTTTAAGTTGTGTCAAGAGCCACAATTATGGTTTACCAGGATGGATTAAATTGCTTTTGCAG GTGGCTGTTGGGGCAGTGTTTTCTTTATGGTTGAACTCTACCAATATATCGACGCCATACAACAT GAAGTTGCTAGTTCCTCTGCCTCAACCATTTGGCCTTGTGCATTTGGGGAAATCATATCTAATACTAACAGCATTCTGTTTTGCCTCTATGGGCAATGGAGTCAACTTGACTGATGGGCTTGACGGCTTGGCTGGAGGAGCTGCTGCTTTGGCATTTATTGGAATGTCTGTTGCAGTGCTTGCTATTTGTCCAG AGCTTGCTGTTTTTGGAGCATCAATGGCTGGGGCATGTATTGGTTTTCTTTTCCACAACAGGTACAAGGCTTCCATATTTATGGGTGACACCGGGTCATTAGCATTGGGTGGAGCACTTGCTGCTATGGCTGCATGCACCGGAATGTTCTTTCCATTATTTATATCTTCAGGCCTCTTTGTCATGGAAGTGTTGTCAGTAATAGTGCAG GTTTTTGTGATGAAGATTACCAGAAGGATTTACGGGGTTACACGCCGTTTCTTCCGAATGGCACCAGTGCATCATCATTTTGAATTATGTGGTTTCCGCGAGCCCATCATTGTTGCCAGTGCATACGCCATCTCATTCGCATTCGCTCTCATAGCCGGATACATCGGTCTTATTTCAGCTTGA
- the LOC120256342 gene encoding cytochrome P450 710A11-like: MELAFSSMALPFLVCAIALLLLYEQLSYLRKKGPLPGPTLVFPFFGNVLPMILNPTLFWRNQALAAFSSGLSSNYLLGRFILFIRSTDLSHLIFSNVRPDAFHLIGHPFGKKLFGDDNLIYMFGDAHKSLRRRIAPNFTHRALSTYLHLQQSVILSHFSLWLSQSNPQIPIKLRLLCRDLNLATSQTVFAGPYLSDDSRRRFNTDYNLFNIGLMALPFDLPGFAFRRARLAVRRLVSTLSSCVSASKTRMLAGAEPSCLVDFWMQDEIHEPAPATEDEIGGYLFDFLFAAQDASTSSLLWAVVLLDSHPDVLGRVRAEVSSIWDPLTREPISPDMIREFKYTESVAREVVRFRPPATMVPHIAGKDFKLTENYVVPKGTIVFPSVFESSFQGFTEPDRFDPDRFGEGREEDQVFKRNFLAFGAGPHQCVGQRYALNHLVLFIALFVSLVDFRRHRTDGCDDIAYVPTIVPKDDCQVYISPRFPGFSFSSSSSS, from the coding sequence ATGGAGCTCGCCTTCTCATCCATGGCGCTACCCTTCCTCGTCTGCGCCATCGCTCTCCTCCTTCTCTACGAGCAACTCTCCTACCTTCGCAAGAAAGGTCCTCTCCCAGGTCCCACCCTCGTCTTCCCCTTCTTCGGCAACGTCCTCCCCATGATCCTCAACCCTACCCTCTTCTGGCGCAACCAAGCCCTCGCCGCCTTCTCCTCCGGCCTCTCATCCAACTACCTTCTCGGTcgcttcatcctcttcatccgCTCCACCGATCTCTCtcacctcatcttctccaacgTTCGCCCCGATGCCTTCCACCTCATCGGCCACCCTTTCGGCAAAAAGCTCTTCGGCGATGATAACCTAATCTACATGTTCGGCGATGCTCACAAATCCCTCCGCCGTCGCATCGCCCCCAATTTCACCCACCGCGCTCTCTCAACCTATCTTCATCTTCAGCAATCCGTCattctctctcatttctctctctGGCTCTCCCAATCCAACCCTCAAATCCCCATTAAACTCCGCCTTCTCTGCCGCGATCTCAATCTCGCCACCTCCCAGACCGTCTTCGCCGGCCCTTACCTCTCCGATGATTCCCGCCGTCGATTCAACACCGATTACAACCTCTTCAACATTGGTCTCATGGCTCTCCCCTTCGATCTCCCTGGCTTCGCCTTCCGCCGGGCTCGTCTAGCCGTCCGCCGCCTCGTCTCCACTCTCTCCTCCTGCGTCTCAGCCAGCAAGACCCGCATGCTCGCCGGCGCCGAGCCATCCTGCCTCGTTGACTTCTGGATGCAAGACGAGATCCACGAGCCGGCGCCGGCGACCGAGGACGAGATCGGCGGCTACTTGTTCGACTTCTTGTTCGCCGCCCAAGACGCTTCCACGTCATCACTTCTTTGGGCCGTCGTCTTGCTGGATTCCCACCCTGACGTATTGGGCCGGGTTCGGGCCGAGGTCTCCTCAATTTGGGACCCATTAACTCGTGAACCGATCTCACCCGACATGATCCGCGAGTTCAAGTACACCGAATCGGTGGCTCGCGAGGTGGTCCGGTTCAGACCACCCGCGACGATGGTGCCACACATCGCTGGCAAGGATTTCAAGCTGACCGAGAACTACGTTGTTCCTAAAGGAACCATCGTGTTCCCGTCCGTTTTCGAGTCGAGTTTTCAAGGGTTCACTGAACCGGACCGGTTCGACCCGGACCGGTTCGGGGAGGGGAGGGAGGAGGACCAGGTTTTTAAACGCAATTTCTTGGCTTTCGGGGCCGGGCCCCACCAGTGTGTGGGCCAGCGCTATGCCCTGAATCATCTCGTGCTCTTCATCGCGCTTTTCGTCTCGCTCGTTGATTTCCGACGCCACCGAACGGACGGCTGCGATGATATCGCTTACGTGCCCACCATTGTCCCTAAGGATGACTGCCAGGTGTACATCTCTCCACGGTTTCCCggtttctccttctcctcctcctcctcctcgtaa
- the LOC120256343 gene encoding basic leucine zipper 61-like, whose translation MAHLPPKVPNNTMTNNCVKSSASFDAPVTTTGAQTSWVDEFLDFTSVKRSAHRRSVSDSVAFLEPDPMITTACGSVHEFDKLDDDQLISMFSDDMPLSSGGSASDHNSVSEEKLCLPSEHRTSNEAESICKTEPPLLTPPSDQSIMDPKRVKRILANRQSAQRSRVRKLQYISELERSVTTLQSEVSAMSPRVAFLDHQRSVLTVGNSHLKQRIAALAQDKIFKDAHQEALKKEIERLRLVYHQQSLKRMSSGTAAAGDRPAVHTDNELVS comes from the exons ATGGCTCATTTGCCACCAAAAGTTCCAAACAACACAATGACTAACAACTGTGTCAAGTCTTCTGCCTCTTTTGATGCTCCGGTAACTACAACCGGAGCTCAAACATCATGGGTAGATGAGTTTCTAGACTTCACATCGGTTAAACGAAGTGCTCACCGGAGATCAGTGAGTGACTCTGTTGCTTTTCTTGAACCAGATCCAATGATTACCACTGCATGTGGTTCAGTGCATGAATTTGATAAGTTGGATGATGATCAACTCATCTCTATGTTCTCCGATGACATGCCTTTGTCTTCCGGCGGCTCAGCCTCCGATCACAACAGTGTTAGTGAAGAGAAGCTTTGCTTGCCTTCCGAACATCGGACCTCCAACGAGGCTGAGAGCATTTGCAAGACTGAGCCACCGCTTCTCACCCCTCCCTCCGACCAATCTATCATGGATCCCAAGAGAGTCAAGAG GATATTGGCAAATAGGCAGTCAGCACAGAGATCTAGAGTGCGGAAGTTGCAATATATTTCAGAACTTGAACGTAGTGTCACAACATTGcag AGTGAGGTATCAGCAATGTCACCAAGAGTAGCATTTCTTGATCACCAACGCTCAGTGCTCACTGTTGGCAATAGTCATCTCAAACAGCGAATTGCTGCTCTAGCTCAAGACAAGATCTTCAAAGATg CTCATCAAGAGGCTTTAAAGAAGGAGATAGAAAGATTGAGACTAGTGTACCATCAGCAGAGCTTAAAGAGAATGTCATCTGGAACGGCAGCGGCCGGAGATCGTCCTGCTGTGCACACTGACAATGAGCTTGTCAGCTGA